The stretch of DNA CGACTCATGCGCGACACCATGGGCGGCGCGGCTTTGCGTGTAGTCGAGAAGTTCTCGTCGAGCGCGGTCAAAGACTTGGCCGTCAACTACATCTTGTACGGCACGCTGGCCGAAATCTTTGGCCGCGAGAACGGACTCAACAAGGGCCTGGGCGGCTCGATGCACGCTTTCTTCCCGCCGTTCGGCGTCATGCCCAATAACGCCATCGTCGGCGGCTCGGCGGACATCGCCGCCGGGGCCGCGCTCTTCAAGCGCGTCAACCGCAGGCCCGGCATCGTCATCGCCAACATCGGCGACGCCGCGATGGGATGCGGCCCGGTTTGGGAAGCTATGATGTTTGCGGCGATGGATCAGTATCACACGTTGTGGGCGGAAGAAGTGGGCGGCGCGCCGCCGATCCTCTTCAACTTCATGAACAACTTCTACGGCATGGGCGGCCAGACCGTCGGCGAGACGATGGGCTTTGGCGTTCTGGCGCGCGTGGGCCTGGGGGTGAATCCCGAAGCAATGCACGCCGAGCGCGTGGACGGCTACAACCCACTCGCCGTCGCCGAGGCCATTGAGCGCAAGAAAAAGATTTTGCTGGAGGGGCGCGGCCCGGTTCTGCTCGACACCGTGACCTATCGTTTCAGCGGCCACTCGCCGTCCGACGCCTCCTCTTACCGCGACCGATCAGAAGTGGAGCTGTGGCAACAGAGCGACTCGCTGACGAGTTACCGCCAATATCTCAAAGACAACGGCCACGCCGACGACGCCCGGTTGGACTCTTTCCAGCACGACATCGTCGAACGGTTGATCAAAATCGTCGGGGCCGCCGCCTCGTTGGAAATCTCCCCGCGCCTGGACACCCGCACCGACGCCATCGGCGCGATGATGTTCTCCAATCAATTCAAGGATCGAATGGCCGACGGGGAACCCGAAGTGCTTCTGCCCAAAGAAGAGACGCGGCTCAAAGTCACTTCACAAAAGAGCCGCTTCGGCCTTGACGCTCCGGGCGGCCAACCCCTGTCGAAGCTGAAGTGCGTGACGTATGCCGAAGCCCTGTTTGAGGCGATGTTGCACCGCTTCTACGAAGACCCGACGATGATCGCTTACGGCGAAGAGAACCGCGACTGGGGTGGGGCGTTCGCCGTGTATCGCGGACTGACCGAATGCTTGCCCTATCATCGCCTGTTCAACTCGCCCATCTCGGAGGCCGCCATCGTCGGCACAGCAGTGGGCTATGCCCTCTCCGGCGGGCGCGCCGTGGCCGAGTTGATGTATAGCGACTTCATAGGCCGGGCCGGGGATGAGATTTTTAACCAGATGGCGAAGTGGCAGGCGATGTCAGCCAATGCCTTGCCGATGCCACTGGTCCTGCGCGTCTCAGTCGGCTCGAAGTATGGCGCGCAACATTCGCAGGATTGGACGGCGCTCGTCGCCCACATCCCCGGCCTCAAAGTCATGTTCCCGGCCACCCCCTACGACGCGAAAGGGATGTTGAACCTGGCTCTGCGCGGCACAGACCCGGTCGTCTTTTTTGAGAGTCAACGGCTATACACTGAACCGGAGAAACTCGTGGAAGGCGGCGTCCCCATAGACTATTACGAAGTGCCGCTGGGCGAACCGGCTATCCGTCGTCAAGGCCAGGACCTCACCATCGTCACCATCGGGGCGACGTTGTATCGGGCATTGGAGGCCGCCGCCGAGTTGGAGACGAAGCACAACCTTTCGGCGGAGGTGATTGACGCGCGCTTTATTAATCCGTTGAATTACGAAACCATCGTCGCTTCGGTGAAGAAGACCGGCAGGATCATCCTCGCCTCGGATGCCTGTGAGCGCGGATCGTTCCTGCACACGATGGCGTCCAACATCAGTCAACTGGCGTTCGATTATCTCGACGGGCCGGTGGCCGTCGTCGGCGCGCGCAACTGGATCACGCCGCCCGCCGAAATGGAAGAGGCCTTCTTTCCGCAGAAGGAGTGGATCATTGACACGATCCACGAGCGCGTGTTCCCTCTCCCCGGCCACACGTCGAGCACGGCTCAGAGTATGGATGAAGTTCTCAGGCGGAATCGTTTGGGAGTGTAGGCGGCTTGCCGTCAGGAGGCGGAAGGTGTTGTTCCAGACTTCAGTAATCAGGTTGGTGAAATAGTTGGCTTCTTTGTAACTACTCAGGCCTTTCAGAACGCAGATGAACGCTGATACAACGCAGATTTTCGCTGATCTCTTTTTGTTTGTATCCGCGTCCATCAGCGTTTTTTCTGCGAAATCTGCGTTCCGGTTTTTGGCCCTGAGCAGTTACCATTTTCCTTCAGTTGACGCGAATGACTATGTCTTCCGCAAACAGTGGGCCAACTTCAACGCCGATCCGCCGGTAAAGTTCTGGCGGTACACTGATGTCAGCCAAATACAGGCCGCCGACGAAGTGCCGGGCGTTCACCTGCAATAGTCCGGCTTTGGGCAAAGCCAATGTCAGAGTCGCATTGGCGCGGATGCACGGGGAGCCGGGAACTCCCGTCGTCGCGTCGAGACCCGACGGTGTGTCCAGGGCCAGGATCGGGCGGCCCGACAGATTGGCTTGAACAATCCACTCCGCCGTTGCCCGGCGCGGGTCGCCGCTGAGACCATAGCCAATGAGAGCGTCAATAATTAAGTCGGCCTGGGCAAGGTCAGGGTCGTCGTTCTTCGCCAAGTCCATGGCTTGCAAAATTCGCCATTGATGCGCCGGAACGTCCTTCAGCCGCGCCGGATCGCCGACGAATTTCACCCGCACGCTTGCGCCGCGATTGTGGAGGTGACGGGCGGCCACCATGCCGCCGCCGCCGTTGTTGCCCGCGCCGCACAACACGACGATATGGCGGCCAGCCAGTTGCCCGTCTAACATCCGCCGCGCCTGCTCAGCCAGATTGCGCCCGGCGTTTTCCATCATTTGGATCAGTAAGATACTATACTCTTCAATCATCAGCCGATCCACATCGGCCATTTGGGCGGTGGTGAGGGACGGCAAGCTTTGCATCATGGCCCGGGTTTCGACGAAGATGAGGGGCCAGGCCGGGTGGGCAGCCGGCCTGGCAAGACAGGCGGGTCGTAGGCGCGGACTAGCGGATGAAGAATCCGTAGACCAGCGCGACAACCAACCCGTAGATGACGTGGCCAATCAGCCCGCCCATGAAGCCCATCATCCCACCCATGTTCAGCATCAGCACTCCGGGAGCCTTGACGGTTCCGGCTTTGATGCCGGCGTGCATCATGGGCACACCGCCCATCATCAGCCCGGCGATGAGCCAGTGCGCCGCGCCGAAGACCAGACCGCCGGCCCAGGTTGCCGAGCCAAGTCCGGCGGCCCACAGGGCGGCATAGATGACGGCGAAGATCACGCCCATCATAAAGTGCATGACCCAGCCGAGAGCGTTGTTGCCGTCTTTGCTGAACATGGAACCGAGCATTTCCCAAATCGCCATTTTGGGCATGCCCATCATAGGAGCCATCAACATGATCATGCTCATAACGATAGTTCCAACTACCCCTGCTACGATTGCGCCGATGATATTCATTGTAAATCTCCATTGAGTGAGTGTGTTGAGAGCGGATTGCTCTTTCACCCGTTTAGACGCGGGGCAGATGAAGATTCTTACTTAGAGTCGCCGATTTCTTACTTGCGGATCGCGTCAGTTGCCTTCGCCGGAGCATGTATAATGCCGCCAATGACCAAGCGGACGAATGAGCAATGGCTCTCAGACTTGCACGCGAGCGGGTTACGGCGCGAAACGGCGCTGGTTGACCTCCGCGCAGAAATCTTATACGGCCTGCCGTACGCCCTGCGCGATTGGCTCACACCGGATGATCCACACTTCGCGGCCCTGGTCGAGGAAGTGGCGCAGGAAACGCTGATGCGTGCCCTGGAGCATCTGGACTCGTTTGAGGGCCGCAGCCAGTTCACCACCTGGGTTCACAAAATCGCCGTGCGGGTGGCCCTCACCGAATTGCGCCGCCGCCGTTGGAAAGATGTCTCGTTGGATGGCTTGCTGGAAAACACAGACGGCGAGCCCGCCTCGCCCGTGCCAGCAGACCGCGCGCCCAGCCCGGAAGTAGCAACCGAACAAGCCGATCTGCTGGCCCAACTGCAACGCCTGATGATGGAAGAATTAACCGCCAAGCAGTTGCGGGCGATGCTGGCGGTGGGAATCGGAGAAATGCCATTGGAGGAAGTCGCGCGCCAGATGGGGATGGAGCGCAACGCGCTGTATAAGTTGTTGCACGATGCCCGGCGGCGGCTCAAGCGCCGCCTGGCCCGCGAGGGATTCACCCCGGCAGAGCTGTTGGCTGTGTTCGAGCGCAGGTAAGAACCACACTTCCAAAGGCGTCTATGGAAGGTAAGCGAGGGCGACTATGAAACATTGGCTAGAGACAATTAAACGTGGGATGCGGCCCGGCAACCGTGCTCGTTTGGCCCCGTTGCCGCCGACAATCATGCGCAAAGTGGCCCGGCAGGTTGAGATGACGGACGAGGTGGAATACACCTGCGATGACGTTCTGCGTCTGCTCGACCAATTTGCCGAAGCCGTTCTGCGCGGCGAGGATGCCGCCAAACTGATGCCGCTCGTCCAGAAACATCTCGACATGTGCCCGGACTGCCGCGAAGAGTTCGAGGCGCTGCTCCGAATTTTGCGCGCTTCCCCTTCCGACGCGTCGCCTGCTTAAGTTCTTGGCCGCACCCGGTGTCCAGAAAGTAGCGTCGTCTAATTGTTTAACGACCAATCATAAAGCTGGAATCGAACTATAGGCTTGCCCTGCAGCAAGTATTCGCGTTCAGCCTCGTTGTTCAGATAGCTGGCAACGAACTCCAGTAACGAACGTTTGTCGCCTAGCGCCAGGGGATGGCCGCCAAAGTCCGGGGCATACCACTGAAAAATCTGCGATAGCCGGACTTCGCCAGCGGCGCGATCTATTTCCACACCGCCATGGTTGATGAACGTTCGCGCCGCCATGTTCAATTGCTCATCAATGCATGTTGCATCATAAACGGCAATAGGTGGGCAGGAACGCGCGGCACACACCAGCGCAAAGTGAATGCGCGGGTCGAGGCGGTCGAGACTGTGCTTGCGGCGCAGATCGCTTGCGCCGAAGTGCGCGCCGGGGATGGCAGGATGCGGAGCGTTCGCGCGAAGAATGCCGTATTCAATGTCAAACGAGCCATAGCGTTGCCCGCCGATGTCGTACGCCGCCCGCCAGAAGAATCCTGGCGTTTCGTTAACCGAGTGCTTCACCTCAAACTGAATTACCGCATCCACGATGAGTGCGTTGTACAGATTGATCCAAAAGGCGAGGCGCTCTTCACGGCTGCCAAGCATTCCTGGATCGAAGGATTGCAAGCGGCGGGCGCACTGGCAATACTCGGCGTAAGTCGGGCTGGCGCACAGGTGGGCATAATCTACCCGGCCTTGTTGGCTGTCGTAAGCCTCGGCCTTCAGCGCATTGACGATGCGCCGCAGGTCGGCGGCCACTGGCTCCGAAGCCATCGTCGCATCCGGCTCTGGGCCGGAATTCAAAACGAGGCGTGGAGAAATGCCGTAACGAAACAGAAGCAGGCGGTGAATGAGTCGCACATGTCTATGGACGCGCCGGGCGGCGAGAATCTTACCGGGGCAGGGTAAGAATCTGGCAGGTTGCCGCGTCTATCAACTGACAGGCCAAAATGATGACAAGTAGGATGGCGGTGGGCGTTTGCGTTTTTGGCTCTCGGCCCGGCGGTCGGCATTTGGGCGATGAGCACATTGCGTCGCTCGCCTTTTGCCGTTCGCCTGGCAGGCGGCAAAGGTTGAAAAAGTTTCTGGAGAGGTCACCATGAACACTGCAACACGCTCGACGGTCGGTTCGATCATCATCACCCTTCTGCTCTCGGCCTGCGCCGGAGCCACTGCTCCGCCGACAGCGGTCGTAGCCATCCAATCACCTCAACCAACTTCGATTTCCGCTCAGGAGCCTCTGCCGAAAGCAACGCCGACCCTTTTACCCGCCGAGCCGCCACCGTCGGGCGCAACCTTTGAGTTCAAGACCGACTTCAGCAAACATTCGGTTCCCTACAGCGACATCCTGTCCGGCGGGCCGCCCAAAGACGGCATCCCCGCGATAGACAGCCCGACGTTTGTGGCCGTGTCCGAGGCCGACGCCTGGCTGAAATCCGTCGAGCCGGTCATCTTCTTCCAAATCGGCGATGATGCCCGAGCCTATCCCATTCAGATTTTCATGTGGCACGAGATTGTCAATGACACCGTCGGCGATGTGCCGGTAGTGATCTCCTTCTGTCCGCTGTGCAACACCGCCATCGCCTTCGAGCGCACGGCCGCAGGCGGGCAAGTCTTCGACTTTGGCACGACGGGCCGCCTGCGCTACAGCAACCTCATCATGTACGACCGCCAGACCGAGACCTGGTGGCAACAGGCCACGGGCCAGGCCATCGCCGGCGAACTGACCGGCGCCCAACTGGTCTTCCGCCCGGCTTCCATCATTTCCTGGGCGGACTTCAAGGCAAATTATCCAGACGGCAAAGTCCTGTCTCGCGACACCGGGTTCAGCCGCCCCTATGGCGACAACCCTTACGTCGGTTACGACGACGTGAACAACCCACCCTTTCTCTATCGTGGCCCGAAGACGCCCGGCGAACTGCCGCCAGTGGCGCGCGTGCTGACGATTAACCTCAACGGAGAGGCCGTCGCCTATCCATATGACATTTTGCAACAAATGAGCGTCGTCAACGACACGGTGGGTGGAACCGAGGTGGTGGTGTTATGGGCCGCTGGCACAGCGTCGGCACTGGACGGCGACACCGTCGCCGGAGGCCGCGACGTGGGGGCGGCGAATGCCTATGAGCGTGAACTCGACGGCCAGGCTCTCACCTTTGCGCTCGACAGTTCAAAGATTGTAGACGACGAGACGGGGAGTGAGTGGGATGTGTTGGGTCAGGCGGTAAACGGGCCGCTGACTGGGAAACAACTGACTCCGGTGGTGGCCGTCAACCATTTCTGGTTTTCGTGGGCGGCCTTCAAACCGGAGACGCGCATTTATCAACCGTGAGGTGAACTCATCACGATGACGAAAGAACAACGAAGCCACGCCCGACAGGCCAGACAAAAACTGCGAGGCCGCCGTGAGGTTGCGCTTCAACGCAATCGCTGGTTGATGATCGGCGGCGGTGTTCTTGCCGTAGTGCTCCTCGGCGCATTTATTTTGTGGCCTCGTCCAAAAGCCGAGCCGGTTTCGGAGGCGCGGCTGGCGGATGACCCGGCGCTCGGTTCGGCGGGGGCCGAAGTGACAATTGTCGAATACGGCGACTTTGGTTGCCCGTCCTGCCGCGCCTGGCACCAGGCCGGCATCTTGAATCAGATTCTTGAGAAGTACGGGGATAAAGTGCGGTTCGTCTGGCGCGACTTTCCGGTCATCACGGCGCAGTCGCCTAAAGCCGCCGAAGCCGCACAATGCGCTTACGATCAGCACAAGTTCTGGGAGTACCATGACTTGCTTTACGACCGCGCCCCGGCGCTGAGTGTGAATGACCTCAAAGCCTACGCCGCCGAGCTTGGATTGGATACGGCGCGCTTCGACAGTTGCCTGGACTCAGGCCAGCATCAGGCAACGGTTGCCCGTGACGAGCAGGATGCTTTCCGGCGCGGCTTTCGTGGCACGCCATCATTTTTGGTGAACGAACAGCCGCTCGCCGGCCCGCCATCTTTGGAGACTCTCCAAAACCTGATTGACCCGCTTCTGGCTACTGATGGCCAGTAGCACTTCCTTGCAAGGTTGTGGCATATTTGAGGGCGATTCACAAACAGTGGCGCTGTGATCGCGCTCTAGGAAGGGCCGTGCTCAAAATTCAATGCCTCGTCCTCCAGCGCCGGCCATTCCTCGCTCTGCTCGGCCTGCCCGGCCCAGTTGCGTTTGCCGCTCCAACTTTCAATCGCAATGGCATAAACGCTGGTGCGCTTTAGCTCCTGGTCGGTAATCGGGCGGTATTCTTTGCCCGCCGTCATTGTCGGGAAGCATTTGGCGATCAGGCTGGAAAGTGCCTGCCGCTTTTCATCGAAATCTTCCAGCACCCGAATCGTTCCAAAGGCAACCACACTTTCATATTGCACGCTGAACTCCAGCGCGATGTTGGACGGCAGAAAGCGGCCAAACTCGCTGGCTTCAAAGCAGACGCGTTCGTGCCGCTCGCTGTTGGCCCGCATCCGGCCCACGATGTTGGAGTGAAAGATGATCTGATGGCGCTCGGCGTCGTACCAGAAGGTGGTGGGGTTGATGAAGGGCTGGTCGTCCCAGCGGGTGGCAATGTGGCCGATGCGGGCGCGGCGTAGAAACCGGCGTATCCACTCGTCGTCCTGCGCATTTTCAGGCCGCCGCTGGGCGTTGGCCGGGGTGACGTTGAGACTATAGTCTTTGGGCATTCACTTCCTCTTTTTTGGCAACGGGCGCTTCGCGCGAATTGAACGGATTATATCTTTATCCGTTGCATTCGCTAAATCCATTGTCTCAGCTCGCAGGCCGGTTGACAAGCCACACGCGAAGAGGATGATGGCCCCGCCGAGCAGGGAGATCGTCGAGGGCTTCATGGTGAAGCAACGCGACTGCTTATGAGTTCAACGGGGCAACAGGTATCGGCAGTCGTAGCTGCCTGAGGGGAAAGGCTGGTTGCGGGTCAGACACGGCGAACGACCAGAGGGCAATTAACCCAAGAAATACTTGGGCGCTGAGTTGCGGCGTATAACCTCCAGCGATCAATAATAACATTGCCCATCCCGTTGGATTTCCCTGGCGCAGAGCGGCGATCACGGTTACACCCGCCAACCACAGACTCACGGCGTACAGCGGCCACGGCAGATAAAGAGTCAAGCCGGTTGACCAGATGGCGATGATGGCTGTCATGGCCGGGTTGGCGAGGTAGGCTACAACAAACGCCAGCACCGGAATCGCCGCCCACTTGTAGGGCGAGATGACACGCGAAGCGCGCCCTACAGCCCACCACAACACAATCGGAGTCAAGACGACGAACAGTTCGCCAAGATTGAAAAGCGTTTCGGTGAGCGGCGGCGGGCCGGGCCAGCGCAGGGCGGTGTACAAGGCGGGCAGAAGTTGATACAGCCCGCCGAGCATCAACGCCAGCGCCGGTGCCGACCAGGCGATTTTATTTTTGAGGCCGCCGGTTTCTTGCCACATGTGTTTGCCAACTATTCCCACCGCAACCATCACCAGCAATTGGTAGCCGACGGCCAGCCAGCCGCCCGGCGCGACGAAAACAGAGGCGATGCTGAAGACCGCGAGACTCAACAACACAAACGGCAACACGACTGAGCGCCGCGACTGCCACGCAATCCAGAACACGGCGGCCAGCGCCAGCAGGCCAGTGAGGGTGAAAGCCAGTTGGCCGATCAGGGTGAGGGCCTGGTAGGCGGCCACCACCTGCGGCGGCTTGGGCATGAAGATCGCCGTGCGAGTGATCGTCCGCGTAATCAGCCAGTCAGCAAGGGCGGCAATCGTCAGCCAACGGAAGAAAAGCGGGAAGCGGCTCATTTCTTGCCCGGCAGTTTCGAGAACAGGAAGACAACAGCCACTAGGCCGAGGATGAGTCCGGCCATCATGATCATCGGGATAACCGCCCACCAGAAGCCTTCGATATTGGCCGGTGTGGCCGTCGGTTTGGCTGGTGAAGCTTGAGCGGGCGCGGCGCCTTCCACTTGCAGTGACACCCACTGCGAGGTGGACTTCTGCCCGTTGCGCTCGTTGTTCGCGCCGTCCCAGGCGGCAAAGGCCATTGAATACACTTTGCCCGATGTAAAGGCCACGTCGTCGGTTTCTTTTGAAGTGAGGTCGCGGCTGAAGATGACCCGCCACTTGCCCTCGGCCCAGGCGCCAACCCCTTGCACGTTTTGGCCGTCGGCGGGTTGGGCGGTGAGTGAGCCGAAGCCGCCGGCGATGAGGTCTTCAACCGGCGACTGGTGGGCGGCGGCGAAGAGATTGCCCGAGGGGAGAGCCGGAAGATAGTTCGGGTCGGTGTAATCGGCGGGAGCGGCGAGAACCGGCTCGGCGGCGCTGGTGAACGGATATTGATCCACGTACATGTTGGGATACAGCGTATTCGTGTCGTTTCGGGCCGTGATGTCGGCCTGCCAGTCGGCCTTCCAGTGCCAGATGTTGACGTTGCCGCCCTGTTGCCCCATGCAGAAGAACGGCTGGCCCTCGGCCAGCGGGAACTGCACGGCCACCGCGTCGCGGAAATCCTGAACCCGCACCATCGAATCGTTTTTCGTCTCGTCAGCCCACTCAACCAGAATTGCAATTTGCGATCCGTTGTGCAGAGCGCGGGCAGTGACGGATTTGACTCTGGCCTCGAGGAGCATAGGCCGGGTGACGTTCTGGGCGCTCAACGGCACTTCGACCGCTGTGGCCTGTTGCCAGAGAGCGGAACTCGGGTCGGTCGTTGGCAGATCGCCCGACACTTGAGCGGCGAGGAGGGTGAGGCCCTGCGAACCGGCGATGGGCACTTTGAAGAAGGTGAGCGCGGCGGCAACGGCCAGTAGCAGACCAAATGAAACAAGAGAACGTTTATTCATGGGATTGCTCCAGGGTTAGTGAACAGTAATCACGATTCGCTGATCACTGTTTACTGCTCACTGTTTACTGTCCACTGCTCCGTAACCGGGCACGCCTCGCACGAAATCTCCGGCACGAGAGGCGTGGGCTTGATTCCGGCCAGTGGCCGTTGCTCCACCGTCACGCCCAGCCGTTTGGCGTCGGCCAACACAAAAGTGGAGGCGAAACGGGCGAGGGCCACAAACGGCCCGCCGGTGGCCGACTGCTTGAGAGAGTCGGCGAACAAGCCGATCCATTGTCCGAGATGCTCTTGCAGGAATTTGCTCTGAGCGTCAATGCAGATTTCGACGTGCTCCAGCACATCCCGCTCGGCGGCGTAGGCTTCTTTGAGCGCCAGAATGTGCATGAACTCAAGTTCGGCAGAGAGGTGATCGGGCCGCTCGCGCACTTTGCCGCCAAGGTTGAAGCCAAAGGCGCGATAGAACCCGGCGATGTCGGCCATCTCCTGGCTCTGGCGGAACTCGTGCGGCAGGCCGACTTCGGTCTCGTAACACAGTGAGCCGGTGAGGCCGAAAGCGCGGCGGTGCTCGGCCTGCAAGGCAGGAAAATCCCAAATCCCAAAATCCAAAATCCCAAAATCCCCGCCGCAGTCCAGGCGTCCAACTTCCAAAGCTGGCGCATTCAAATCACGCACAATGTCGGCCAGGAGAGGCAGATCCTCTAACCAGTTCTCAGTCGGGTAGAGAAACACGTCGGCAAGAAAACGGTAAACCTGTGCGCGGCGGATGGCAATCTCAGTGTTCATCTCCAATTCTCCAATTCTCTAATCCTCGAATCTCCACTCGCTAAATAGAGTTCAACCTTTCGACCGGCCTCTCATGAATCGGCTCCACCACTGTCAGCCGGCTCACTTCGCGGTCTTTGGCGTCGAAGCCGATCACGGTGTCGTTGTACATCTTCCACGGCTTTCCGTTGACTTCGGTCTCCAGTACCAGCGGGCCTTCTTCGATCTCATAGCGGAAGATCATCTTCTGGGTGGTGCGGAAGAGTTGTAGGACGGCCAGCAGTTCGCGCGAGGGCGCGGTGTAACGGGCAATCGCTTCCTCCACGCCGGGGCCGAACATTTGTCGCAGGTAGGCGCGTGGGGCCCAGCGCGGCGGGATGTAGTAGATGTTCGGCTCGGTGCCAAACTGCGGGTAGAGCGGCAGGGCCACCTTCTCCATCTTGATCATGAAATACAGCGGGTGCTTCGGGTTCTCGGCCCACGATCCGTCCTCGGCGATGTCCACCAGCCCGTTCATGCGAATCTTGCCGGGGCACACCGCCATGCACCGCGTTTCCATCGGCACGCCGTCGCTGAGCGGGTCGTTGCCCTCCACGCGCGGGTAGCAGGCCACGCATTTCTCGCTGGTGCGCGTCGTGCCGCGATACATCGTCTTCTTGTACGGGCACTGCTCTACACACTTGCGGTAGCCGCGACAGCGCGCCTGATCAATCAGCACGATGCCGTCTTCCTGCCGTTTGTAGATCGCTTTGCGCGGGCAGGCGGCGGCGCAGGCCGGGTAGGTGCAATGGTTGCACAATCGTTGAAGATAGAAGAACCACGTTTGATGCTCCGGCAAAGACGCGCCCTGAGTGCTAATGCCGAGCTTGTCGCCTTTGTAACCGGTGGACGTGTCTTCGTAGAAGTTGGGGGCGCGCCACTCGGTGTCGGGCGGAATGTAGCCGAGGGCCTGTTGCTCCGGGCTGGCCGCCTCGGTGATGGTCATCCCGTTGTACACGCCATACGGGGCAGAGTCGCTTGCCCCGTTCGCGTCCCACTCCGCTTTCTTGCCGGCGGCCTGGTGCGCCTCGTCCAACTTTTGGAGAATCTTGATATCCCAGTGCTGGGGGAAGCCGCCGTAAGGCTTGGACTCGACGTTGTTCCACCACATGGCTTCCTGGCCTTTGGAGAATGTCCAGGTGGCCTTGCAGGCGCCGGTGCAGGTCTGGCAGCCGATGCAACGGTTGATGTTGAACACGGCGGCGAACTGCTTTTGGGGATGGGCCTCGTCGAAGACATAAGCCATCTTGCGGCCAATTTGCCAGTTGTAAACTTCAGCCATAAAGAACTCCTTGAGTGCTAAATGATTTTCATTGTCTAATTGTTGGTTGACAGGCTCTCCCTCGCTCGCTATACTCCGCCTGGCTGGTGTATAACAGAAAGAGAGATTTGTATGACTATTGCAACCGTCTCCTCAAAAGGCTGGGTTGTAATCCCTGCCGAACTTCGCAAAAAGTATGACCTCCGTCCGGGAGCGCGTGTCGTGTTCGTAGACTACGGCGGTGTGGTCGCACTTGTGCCGGCGATGGACAATCCGGTTGAGGAGTCGGCTGGAAGACTGAAGAGCTCCCGCTCACTGGTGAAAGCCCTGCTGGAAGAGCGAGCCCGGGAGCGTCAGCGTGAACGGTAACCGGACTTTCGTTCTGGATAGTTACGCGCTGTTGGCGCATTATCAAAGCGAGCCTGGCGGGCCGCGCGTCAAAGTCGTGCTGGCGCAGGCCGAAAAACAGCAAGCAGACGTTTATTTGTCCATCATCAACTATGGCGAGGCGCTCTACATTCTTGAGCGCGAAGAAGGGTTGATGACAGCCCAAGACCTGATTGCCACAGTGGACCAGTTGCCCGTCATGGTCGTCGAGGCCGATAGAAAACTCACCTTCGCCGCCGCGCATCTCAAAGCCCATCATCCCATCTCCTACGCCGACGCATTCGCCGTCGCGCTGGCTCAATAGAAACAAGCCGTTCTCCTCACGGGTGATCCGGAATTCCGCAG from Chloroflexota bacterium encodes:
- a CDS encoding nitrate oxidoreductase subunit beta, whose amino-acid sequence is MAEVYNWQIGRKMAYVFDEAHPQKQFAAVFNINRCIGCQTCTGACKATWTFSKGQEAMWWNNVESKPYGGFPQHWDIKILQKLDEAHQAAGKKAEWDANGASDSAPYGVYNGMTITEAASPEQQALGYIPPDTEWRAPNFYEDTSTGYKGDKLGISTQGASLPEHQTWFFYLQRLCNHCTYPACAAACPRKAIYKRQEDGIVLIDQARCRGYRKCVEQCPYKKTMYRGTTRTSEKCVACYPRVEGNDPLSDGVPMETRCMAVCPGKIRMNGLVDIAEDGSWAENPKHPLYFMIKMEKVALPLYPQFGTEPNIYYIPPRWAPRAYLRQMFGPGVEEAIARYTAPSRELLAVLQLFRTTQKMIFRYEIEEGPLVLETEVNGKPWKMYNDTVIGFDAKDREVSRLTVVEPIHERPVERLNSI
- a CDS encoding pyridoxamine 5'-phosphate oxidase family protein, whose amino-acid sequence is MPKDYSLNVTPANAQRRPENAQDDEWIRRFLRRARIGHIATRWDDQPFINPTTFWYDAERHQIIFHSNIVGRMRANSERHERVCFEASEFGRFLPSNIALEFSVQYESVVAFGTIRVLEDFDEKRQALSSLIAKCFPTMTAGKEYRPITDQELKRTSVYAIAIESWSGKRNWAGQAEQSEEWPALEDEALNFEHGPS
- a CDS encoding type II toxin-antitoxin system VapC family toxin; its protein translation is MNGNRTFVLDSYALLAHYQSEPGGPRVKVVLAQAEKQQADVYLSIINYGEALYILEREEGLMTAQDLIATVDQLPVMVVEADRKLTFAAAHLKAHHPISYADAFAVALAQ
- a CDS encoding molecular chaperone TorD family protein encodes the protein MNTEIAIRRAQVYRFLADVFLYPTENWLEDLPLLADIVRDLNAPALEVGRLDCGGDFGILDFGIWDFPALQAEHRRAFGLTGSLCYETEVGLPHEFRQSQEMADIAGFYRAFGFNLGGKVRERPDHLSAELEFMHILALKEAYAAERDVLEHVEICIDAQSKFLQEHLGQWIGLFADSLKQSATGGPFVALARFASTFVLADAKRLGVTVEQRPLAGIKPTPLVPEISCEACPVTEQWTVNSEQ
- a CDS encoding AbrB/MazE/SpoVT family DNA-binding domain-containing protein; its protein translation is MTIATVSSKGWVVIPAELRKKYDLRPGARVVFVDYGGVVALVPAMDNPVEESAGRLKSSRSLVKALLEERARERQRER